Below is a genomic region from Pseudomonadota bacterium.
CCTCGCCGTGCTGCGCAAGCGCACCTCCACCGACACCGCCTTCCTCGATGAGCTCTATCCGCAGGTCGATGCCGAGGTGAAGCGCCAGCTCGACGAGATGCGCGCCCTCGAAGATGCCCGCGACCCGAGCTTCGCTGACGCTGACTACCAGCTGGCGGCTTACGCCGCGGCGCTGAAGGTGCTGACAGCCTACTCGTCCATCGAGGACTTCGACGTGGTGCGCGAGCTGTCACGCGAACGCAAGAACGGCGAGACATCGCCCATCGCCGCGCTCATCGAGCAGGCCGTCACCACCGCCTGCAACCACCTCATACCGGAAGGCGTGGAGCCATCGACCTGGCGGCAGCTCTCACCGGCCGAGCGCTACTACCTCAAGGGGCTCGACCTCGAGAGCCGGGGCGAGGCGCACATCGCCGCCTACCAGGAGCTCGCCCGCGGCTTTGGCTTCACCGAGTACAAGCCCATCGTGTCGCTCAAGGCGAACGACGCTCACCTGCTCACCGCCTCCGAGCTCGCCCGCAAGGAGATGGGAGCGGGCGCATTCGGCACCAGTCTCGTCCGTCACGGCCTCTTCGCCGTCTTCTCGGCATTGAAGGCCGAAGATGCCCGCGAGGGGCGCAACTGGCTGAAGAACGAGGTGCCCGACTACTGGAGCCGTCGCACGCTGCTCATCGACATCCTCCGCTACCTGGGCCGCCTCGAGGGCGTGCTCGACCACTGGACGGCCGACGCCGCCATGGCCGTGCTCATCGCCGGCGCGCTGGAGAACGACCATGTGTAGGGGGCGCGCCCCCTTTGCCGCCTGCCGGGGAGATGGGCGACCGTGACGCTGTCGGCCAGCGGAGCCTCGATCGTGCGCTACTCGTCGCGCCGCGGCGCGCTCCACGAGAGCTTTCT
It encodes:
- a CDS encoding DNA methylase, with translation LAVLRKRTSTDTAFLDELYPQVDAEVKRQLDEMRALEDARDPSFADADYQLAAYAAALKVLTAYSSIEDFDVVRELSRERKNGETSPIAALIEQAVTTACNHLIPEGVEPSTWRQLSPAERYYLKGLDLESRGEAHIAAYQELARGFGFTEYKPIVSLKANDAHLLTASELARKEMGAGAFGTSLVRHGLFAVFSALKAEDAREGRNWLKNEVPDYWSRRTLLIDILRYLGRLEGVLDHWTADAAMAVLIAGALENDHV